Proteins encoded within one genomic window of Aspergillus nidulans FGSC A4 chromosome VII:
- a CDS encoding putative short chain dehydrogenase (transcript_id=CADANIAT00008318): protein MSVSIETTSTPVVPLKQEAPAVATTNRLPEFSLAGKVVCVSGGARGLGLTQAEALLEAGARVYALDRLEEPSPDFYTIQKRAREELGTELQYRRIDVRDTELLHSTIEAIANAEGRMDGLVAAAGIQQETPALEYTAQDANRMFEVNITGVMMTAQAVAKQMIRFGNGGSIALIASMSGTIANRGLICSAYNASKAAVIQLARNLASEWGQYNIRVNTISPGYIVTAMVEQLFVQYPERRDEWPKHNMLGRLSSPQEYRGAAVFLLSDASSFMTGSDLRIDGGHAAW from the exons ATGTCTGTCTCTATTGAAACCACTTCGACTCCCGTCGTGCCTCTCAAGCAGGAGGCACCCGCAGTTGCTACCACCAATAGACTGCCCGAGTTCAGTCTGGCCGGAAAGGTCGTTTGCGTTTCCGGTGGTGCTCGTGGCCTTGGATTGACCCAGGCAGAGGCTCTGCTTGAAGCCGGTGCCCGCGTCTACGCTCTTGACCGTCTCGAGGAGCCT TCTCCCGATTTCTACACTATTCAGAAGCGTGCCAGAGAGGAACTCGGCACTGAGCTCCAGTACCGCCGCATCGATGTTCGTGACACAGAGCTCTTGCACAGCACTATCGAAGCAATCGCCAACGCCGAGGGTCGCATGGATGGCTTggtggctgctgctggaattCAGCAGGAGACCCCTGCCCTGGAGTACACAGCCCAAGACGCCAACAGGATGTTCGAAGTCAATATCACCGGTGTCATGATGACCGCGCAAGCGGTTGCTAAACAGATGATTCGCTTTGGAAACGGAGGAAGCATTGCACTGATTGCCAGTATGAGCGGCACTATTGCCAATCGC GGTCTCATCTGCTCTGCCTACAACGCTAGCAAAGCGGCCGTCATCCAACTCGCCCGCAACCTTGCCTCCGAGTGGGGCCAGTACAACATCCGTGTCAACACTATCTCTCCCGGTTATATCGTCACCGCTATGGTTGAGCAGCTCTTCGTCCAGTACCCCGAGCGCCGCGACGAGTGGCCCAAGCACAACATGCTTGGACGTCTGTCCTCTCCGCAGGAGTACCGCGGAGCAGctgtcttccttctcagcgaTGCTAGCAGTTTCATGACCGGAAGCGACCTGCGCATCGATGGAGGCCACGCCGCGTGGTAG
- a CDS encoding uncharacterized protein (transcript_id=CADANIAT00008317) — translation MAFGKDQFLPSQPPANARCRVIDFASTEPPLPEYKRYLAAVIDNALTETECKELLRLAEASTADGKWERAMINVGGGRQKISTDSRNSSRIILDSPEIAEKLQARLLPFLRELEVDRLENKPLITGLAGRNRTYKFTRLNERLRFLKYVGGEYFRPHWDAHYTTPDRRERSYFTIQLYLNGDGEQDLQELKCAIDAEGPEGSERGCMNLDVEGRLLGGATSFLPRYEEKERHVRIFPRTGSALVFQQSELLHSGDPVFRGTKFTLRMDVMYELVESESY, via the exons ATGGCATTCGGAAAGGACCAGTTTCTTCCCTCGCAACCCCCGGCCAATGCTCGCTGCCGAGTAATCGACTTCGCAAGCACTGAGCCCCCGCTTCCTGAATACAAGAGATATCTCGCAGCTGTCATCGACAACGCACTCACCGAGACAGAATGCAAGGAGCTTCTCCGCTTAGCTGAAGCGAGCACGGCCGACGGTAAGTGGGAGCGTGCCATGATCAacgtcggcggcggccgcCAGAAGATATCCACCGATTCGCGCAACAGCAGTCGAATCATCTTAGACAGCCCTGAAATCGCTGAGAAACTGCAAGCGAGACTCTTACCTTTCCTGAGAGAATTGGAGGTTGATCGACTTGAGAACAAACCGCTCATCACAGGCCTTGCGGGAAGGAATCGTACATACAAGTTCACGCGATTAAACGAACGTTTAAGGTTCCTGAAG TACGTTGGGGGCGAGTATTTCCGCCCACACTGGGACGCACACTATACCACGCCTGACCGGCGCGAGAGATCGTATTTCACGATCCAACTGTATCtgaatggagatggagagcaggaCCTCCAGGAATTAAAGTGTGCGATCGATGCAGAGGGGCCAGAAGGGTCGGAGAGGGGATGCATGAATCTAGATGTGGAAGGGCGTTTACTGGGCGGTGCGACATCTTTTCTGCCGCGAtatgaggagaaggagaggcaTGTGAGGATCTTCCCGAGGACAGGGTCGGCTCTTGTTTTCCAGCAGAGCGAATTGCTTCATAGTGGGGATCCGGTGTTTCGCGGGACCAAGTTCACCTTGAGGATGGATGTGATGTATGAGCTTGTCGAGTCAGAGTCGTACTGA
- a CDS encoding uncharacterized protein (transcript_id=CADANIAT00008320): MSLPSHFSLNTGAKIPAVGFGTWQAKPLEVENSVEVALKQGYRHIDCAAIYRNETEVGNGIRKSGVPREEIFLTGKLWNTKHAPEDVEPALDKTLKDLGVEYLDLYLMHWPCAFKASDKWFPLDDNGVFQLADIDYVTTYRAMEKLLNTGKVRAIGVSNFNVRRLEDLLSKVSVVPAANQIEAHPYLQQPDLLRYCQSKGIIIEAYSPLGNNQTGEPRTVDDPVVHTVAGQLSMDPGPLLASWAVQRGTVVLSKSVTPSRIAANLQVKRLPDDAFATLAALERHKRFNFPAFWGYDIFDEAGEEAVKKAAMDAAPINKTKFTV, translated from the exons AtgtctcttccttcccattTCAGCCTCAATACTGGAGCAAAAATCCCGGCTGTCGGATTCGGAACATGGCAGGCCAAGCCATTGGAAGTGGAAAACTCCGTGGAGGTCGCGTTGAAGCAGGGTTACCGTCATATTGACTGCGCTGCCATCTATCGCAACGAGACTGAAGTTGGCAATGGTATTCGCAAATCAGGCGTGCCCCGTGAGGAAATCTTCCTCACTGGAAAACTATGGAACACGAAACATGCGCCAGAAGATGTCGAGCCTGCACTAGATAAGACATTGAAGGATTTGGGTGTTGAATACCTTGATCTTTATCTTATGCACTGGCCTTG CGCCTTCAAAGCGAGTGACAAATGGTTTCCCCTTGACGACAACGGTGTATTCCAGCTAGCCGATATCGACTATGTCACAACTTACAGAGCCATGGAGAAACTGCTGAACACCGGCAAAGTTCGCGCCATTGGTGTTTCAAACTTCAACGTCCGCCGACTCGAAGATCTCTTAAGCAAGGTCTCCGTCGTCCCTGCCGCCAACCAGATTGAAGCCCATCCGTACCTCCAACAACCCGACCTTCTTCGCTACTGTCAAAGCAAAGGTATTATAATCGAAGCATACTCGCCGCTAGGGAACAACCAGACCGGCGAGCCGCGCACGGTCGACGATCCCGTCGTTCATACTGTGGCAGGCCAGCTGAGCATGGACCCTGGCCCACTACTGGCCAGCTGGGCCGTGCAGCGTGGAACGGTTGTCTTGTCCAAGAGTGTCACGCCGTCCCGGATTGCGGCAAACCTTCAAGTCAAGCGCTTACCTGACGACGCGTTTGCGACTCTTGCAGCCCTCGAGCGCCATAAGCGGTTCAACTTTCCGGCTTTCTGGGGCTATGATATCTTTGATgaggctggggaagaggccgtgaagaaggctgcaatggATGCTGCTCCTATAAACAAGACAAAGTTTACCGTTTAG
- a CDS encoding uncharacterized protein (transcript_id=CADANIAT00008319): MEAGRRLSRTSEGVLVRDSPPSPRPCFTSGGRQRKLRKVTRACDACKSKKKACTGTIPCAPCVRRKLACTYNTTYQRGVAVTPPPSSSRPRHDSPNPTPQQTVLETESESTPPYAPQPSEQRATAEVVDQYWGPTSAHSFLGWAVRDLPATPSDIAQASGRDRDRTSKTSIFHFGDRVAPEVQLGDFEWPDRAEAEALARRYFDFACPTYRTLHQPTIEREIRELYREDTQFDGGRSVREQSSASHAVLLMVFSTATMFRSDANGRITDADDACWKTSELYFAKAEQLLSQEIGEPRLESAQARFLIVLYLLSSSRANKAWFTLGTTIQLMMALGLHSRRSRKDDEKDLVQRECRRRILWCSYTLDKYISVILGRPRLWHDEDLDEELPARVNDTDLLPTPIPSPKRDCVMDAPVFHALLARTLSQAAKEPYVVAGISHRDQLNTIGALCKSVAEWHARLPPLLSGSIHPSSLVPIFQRQLTVLQLARYHLLMFITRPLLLRNYGRTWPDCEASYVHHLGVCLTAARDAVEMVLTFVRENQLFHAFWYSQYIAFNALSIIYIYLIQVRRGRIPQISGSFIYEAYSFSLDEPTLYRLSETAQHHLADATSRNSPSWKYSAILQGLRRELERLGLRPPFAEASREHTEPTSVSNMAAVPNDDELPMTENSRYGHIRDPEHMAPDSSLAEPDGNYMQIPGIHRSNEQYFVDPRTEYLFDSFATDKDLMLDFWPQLDSLPIAYMG, from the exons ATGGAAGCTGGCCGGAGACTCTCCAGAACTTCGGAGGGAGTACTCGTTAGAGactcccctccctctccacgtCCATGCTTCACCTCAGGCGGACGGCAGCGGAAATTGCGAAAGGTGACGCGAGCCTGCGATGCCTGcaagtcgaagaagaaagcgtgCACTGGGACGATCCCCTGCGCACCCTGTGTTCGACGGAAATTGGCCTGCACCTACAACACCACCTATCAACGCGGTGTCGCTGTGACCCCTCCCCCATCTAGCTCGCGGCCAAGACACGATTCCCCAAACCCAACTCCTCAGCAAACTGTGCTTGAGACAGAGAGTGAATCGACGCCACCATATGCGCCGCAGCCGTCAGAGCAGCGGGCCACAGCAGAGGTCGTCGACCAATACTGGGGTCCTACTTCAGCTCATTCATTTCTCGGATGGGCAGTCCGTGATCTCCCAGCTACTCCGTCGGATATCGCGCAAGCGAGTGggcgagatcgagatcgcaCCTCCAAGACGTCTATATTCCACTTTGGGGACCGGGTCGCTCCAGAAGTCCAGTTGGGTGATTTTGAATGGCCGgacagagcagaagcagaagcccTCGCTCGCCGTTACTTTGACTTCGCTTGTCCGACGTACAGAACACTACACCAGCCAACGATTGAAAGGGAAATTCGTGAGCTATACAGAGAGGATACACAATTTGATGGCGGCCGTTCTGTGCGCGAACAGTCCTCCGCCTCTCATGCGGTGCTCTTGATGGTTTTCAGCACTGCGACCATGTTTCGTTCAGACGCTAACGGCCGTATAACGGACGCGGACGATGCTTGTTGGAAAACTAGCGAGCTCTACTTTGCCAAAGCCGAGCAGCTTTTATCCCAGGAAATAGGTGAACCTAGGCTTGAGTCGGCACAGGCCCGATTTCTCATAGTGCTGTATCTGTTGAGCTCTTCGCGTGCGAACAAAGCTTGGTTTACACTGGGTACCACAATTCAACTAATGATGGCACTTGGGCTACACAGCAGGCGCTCgagaaaggatgatgagaaggatcTAGTACAAAGAGAATGCCGGCGTCGGATCCTTTGGTGTTCATACACCCTCGACAAATACATCAGTGTCATTTTAGGAAGACCACGTTTGTGGCATGACGAGGATCTGGATGAGGAGCTCCCCGCAAGAGTTAATGACACCGATCTCTTGCCTACACCAATCCCTTCTCCTAAGCGGGACTGTGTGATGGATGCTCCAGTGTTCCATGCTCTGCTAGCTCGAACGCTATCTCAAGCCGCCAAGGAACCTTATGTGGTAGCGGGCATATCCCACAGAGATCAATTGAATACAATCGGAGCCTTGTGCAAGAGCGTCGCCGAGTGGCATGCTAGACTGCCACCTCTTTTGAGCGGGAGTATCCATCCCAGCAGTCTCGTTCCGATATTCCAGCGCCAGCTTACAGTTTTGCAGCTGGCACGTTACCACCTCCTCATGTTTATTACCCGACCCCTACTACTGCGAAACTACGGGAGAACATGGCCGGACTGCGAAGCCAGCTACGTACACCATCTGGGAGTGTGTCTAACGGCAGCCCGAGACGCAGTCGAAATGGTGCTCACCTTTGTTCGCGAAAATCAACTATTCCATGCATTCTGGTACTCACAGTATATCGCATTCAACGCTCTCTCCATCATCTATATCTATCTTATCCAGGtgcggcgaggaagaatacCTCAAATCAGCGGCAGCTTCATCTACGAGGCGTACTCGTTTTCTCTAGACGAGCCAACTCTCTACCGATTATCTGAGACGGCTCAGCACCATCTGGCAGATGCAACTTCCCGAAATTCACCCTCGTGGAAATACAGCGCTATCCTGCAGGGCCTCCGCCGAGAGTTAGAGCGCCTAGGCTTAAGGCCACCTTTTGCTGAAGCTTCCCGTGAACATACGGAACCGACCAGTGTTTCAAATATGGCTGCAGTTCCGAATGATGACGAGTTGCCAATGACTGAAAACTCAAGATATGGCCATATACGGGATCCAGAGCACATGGCGCCAGATTCTTCTCTGGCAGAGCCGGACGGAAATTACATGCAAATCCCAGGAATACATCGCTCGAACGAACAATACTTTGTGGACCCACGCACTGAGTACTTGTTTGATAGTTTTGCGACGGACAAGGACTTGATGCTTGACTTTTGGCCGCAGTTGGACAGCTTGCCCATAG CCTACATGGGATGA